From Methylocystis sp. ATCC 49242, one genomic window encodes:
- a CDS encoding TadE/TadG family type IV pilus assembly protein translates to MAPASRKITLAQDDRGIAAVEFALVLPLMLMIYLGLVELSRGMRAAQKLDLVAHTLADLTAQQLTGGSNTGQAGLTEADITAVFSAATTIMSPLPTANLKMTISEVAITSPSAGVWQAKTTWTVTRNSATARPCQILTAQDATPVSFTSMPTSYTTVTNGVNPTVGPVIVADVVYNYSPGVHFEIFKWGSPPTWTMQRTSYAPVRNTYVPSHIQYFMTSGVNCQAPTP, encoded by the coding sequence ATGGCGCCCGCCTCTCGCAAAATCACGCTCGCGCAGGATGATCGCGGCATCGCCGCCGTTGAATTCGCGCTGGTTCTCCCGCTGATGCTGATGATCTATCTCGGCCTCGTGGAGCTCTCGCGCGGCATGCGCGCGGCGCAGAAACTCGATCTCGTCGCTCATACGCTCGCCGATCTGACGGCGCAGCAACTCACCGGCGGATCGAACACCGGTCAGGCCGGCCTGACCGAGGCGGACATCACCGCTGTGTTCTCGGCGGCGACCACGATCATGTCGCCGCTGCCGACGGCCAATCTCAAGATGACGATCTCCGAGGTCGCCATCACGTCGCCTTCCGCCGGCGTATGGCAGGCGAAAACGACATGGACCGTGACGAGAAACAGCGCGACCGCCCGCCCCTGCCAGATCCTGACGGCGCAGGACGCGACGCCAGTCTCCTTCACGAGCATGCCCACCAGCTACACCACGGTTACGAACGGCGTAAATCCGACGGTGGGGCCGGTCATCGTCGCCGATGTGGTCTACAACTATTCGCCGGGCGTCCACTTCGAGATCTTCAAATGGGGTTCGCCGCCGACCTGGACCATGCAGCGCACGAGCTATGCGCCGGTGCGCAACACCTACGTCCCGAGCCATATCCAGTATTTCATGACGTCGGGCGTGAATTGCCAGGCGCCGACGCCCTGA
- a CDS encoding TadE/TadG family type IV pilus assembly protein: MRFAGRLKSRLFQKIDALLPRNGFIADREGTTAVEFAMIAVPFLGLIGAIFETGTIYFRTAQLQMATETASRAVLTHSTAAGLTYKQFVDNNICTWKTQGVVKPGTLSTMFDCDKIMVDVRSPANWGAADTGNNFYNSPNAGGSVIAMPAPGQIAIVRIAYPMTVISGILGGGVFKGQSYGQIRTGQVQYNSAWTNMLMGIAAFRVEP, from the coding sequence ATGAGATTTGCTGGCCGATTGAAATCCCGGCTATTCCAAAAGATCGACGCCCTTCTCCCCCGTAATGGATTCATCGCCGATCGCGAGGGCACGACGGCGGTGGAATTCGCGATGATCGCCGTTCCCTTCCTGGGCTTGATCGGCGCCATCTTCGAGACCGGCACGATCTACTTCAGAACCGCGCAATTGCAGATGGCGACCGAAACCGCGAGCCGCGCGGTGCTCACGCACAGCACCGCCGCGGGCCTAACCTACAAGCAGTTCGTCGACAACAACATCTGCACCTGGAAAACGCAGGGCGTCGTGAAGCCGGGCACGCTATCGACGATGTTCGACTGCGACAAGATCATGGTGGACGTTCGCAGTCCCGCGAACTGGGGCGCGGCCGACACCGGAAACAATTTCTACAATTCGCCCAACGCCGGCGGCAGCGTCATCGCGATGCCGGCGCCGGGTCAGATCGCAATCGTCCGTATCGCCTATCCGATGACGGTGATCTCCGGCATTCTCGGCGGCGGCGTCTTCAAGGGTCAGAGCTATGGCCAGATTCGCACCGGACAGGTGCAATACAACAGCGCATGGACCAACATGCTGATGGGAATCGCGGCCTTCCGGGTGGAGCCGTGA
- a CDS encoding pilus assembly protein N-terminal domain-containing protein, translated as MTNYELAKSAVGATRQRRTVNRMTLVPSFFRGALLLAFGVFGLESMATDASAKERPIRVELDYARIVRIPPGAQTLVIGNPLVADVTMLRNSQLMVITGKSFGTTNLIVLDRTGAQVGESIVTVAPAEDKLVVQRGMHRESYSCNPRCAKAVDLADDSQYMSQTIDAVKAHDGAATSTRR; from the coding sequence GTGACCAATTACGAGCTCGCGAAAAGCGCCGTCGGCGCCACGCGACAGCGCCGCACGGTGAACCGCATGACACTCGTTCCGTCTTTCTTTCGCGGGGCCCTGCTTCTGGCCTTCGGCGTTTTCGGCCTCGAATCCATGGCGACGGACGCGAGCGCAAAGGAGCGTCCGATTCGCGTCGAACTCGATTATGCGCGGATCGTCAGGATTCCTCCCGGCGCGCAGACGCTCGTCATCGGAAACCCGCTCGTCGCCGACGTGACCATGCTGCGCAACAGTCAGCTGATGGTGATTACTGGAAAGAGCTTCGGCACGACCAATCTGATCGTGCTCGACCGCACTGGGGCGCAAGTCGGCGAGTCCATCGTCACTGTGGCGCCAGCGGAAGACAAGCTCGTCGTGCAGCGCGGCATGCATCGGGAGTCCTACTCCTGCAATCCAAGATGCGCGAAGGCCGTCGATCTCGCCGATGATTCCCAATACATGAGCCAGACCATCGACGCGGTGAAGGCGCATGACGGCGCCGCGACGTCAACGCGCCGGTAA
- a CDS encoding Flp family type IVb pilin — protein sequence MNKIFSRFVKDESGATAIEYGLIASLIGVAIIAGVRALGTNLSGTFAKVSGNLA from the coding sequence ATGAACAAGATTTTCTCGCGTTTCGTGAAGGACGAGTCCGGCGCCACCGCGATTGAATACGGCCTGATCGCCTCTCTGATCGGCGTTGCGATCATCGCTGGCGTCCGCGCTCTCGGCACCAACCTGTCGGGCACCTTCGCCAAGGTTTCGGGCAACCTCGCCTGA
- a CDS encoding prepilin peptidase codes for MIEALALIVFPTMMVFAAFSDLFTMTIPNRVSALLVLVYLALAVYLPIPLQTFGLHVSSGLAMLALTFVLFQFGWVGGGDAKLASATALWLGWEHLLDYGLVASIAGGVLTVIIIELRRHDLPRRVLSVAFIARLAEKTNGVPYGIALAVAGLLVYPQTGLFLKLGGL; via the coding sequence ATGATCGAGGCTCTGGCGCTTATCGTCTTTCCGACCATGATGGTCTTCGCCGCCTTCTCCGATCTTTTCACGATGACGATACCCAATCGGGTCTCCGCCCTTCTGGTGCTCGTCTATTTGGCGCTGGCGGTCTATCTGCCCATTCCCTTGCAGACCTTCGGGTTGCATGTTTCCTCCGGGCTCGCGATGCTGGCGCTCACATTCGTCCTGTTCCAGTTCGGCTGGGTCGGCGGCGGTGACGCGAAGCTCGCCTCGGCGACCGCGCTCTGGCTCGGCTGGGAGCATCTTCTCGATTACGGTCTCGTGGCGTCGATCGCGGGCGGGGTGCTGACGGTCATCATCATAGAACTGCGCCGGCATGATCTGCCGCGCAGGGTTCTGTCCGTCGCGTTCATCGCGCGCCTGGCCGAGAAGACCAATGGCGTGCCCTATGGCATCGCGCTCGCCGTCGCGGGGCTCCTCGTCTACCCGCAGACCGGCCTTTTCCTGAAGCTCGGCGGCCTCTGA
- the cpaB gene encoding Flp pilus assembly protein CpaB, with amino-acid sequence MNKAQIAVLAVAVAAGGGAFMMMNSSSPPPQAPVVVAPPPMNTEQVLVATRDLTYGTEIVDQDMAWVEWPKTSVPVGSLTKTESPNAQEEVKSSYVRIPIAGGEPIRKDRLIKGVTAGLMSTMLSPGKRAIAIDVTLNNTAGGFILPNDRVDVLRTYRDTEATKDLGHEVYNSEVVLSNVRVLAMGQTIEKKGAEPVVTGSTATLELDPRQAELVVLAQRTGQLVLSLRPITDAINKDAAAEAPADPGSDDSLTVVRHGVAANLRTK; translated from the coding sequence ATGAACAAGGCACAGATCGCAGTCCTGGCAGTCGCCGTCGCCGCGGGCGGCGGCGCGTTCATGATGATGAACAGCTCCAGCCCGCCGCCGCAGGCGCCTGTCGTGGTCGCGCCGCCGCCGATGAACACCGAGCAGGTTCTGGTCGCGACGCGTGATCTGACCTACGGCACGGAAATCGTCGATCAGGACATGGCCTGGGTCGAGTGGCCCAAGACGTCGGTTCCCGTGGGATCGCTGACGAAGACCGAGTCCCCGAATGCGCAGGAGGAAGTCAAATCCTCCTACGTGCGCATCCCCATCGCCGGCGGCGAGCCGATTCGCAAGGATCGTCTGATCAAGGGCGTCACCGCCGGCCTCATGTCGACGATGCTGTCGCCCGGCAAGCGCGCCATCGCCATCGACGTCACGCTGAACAATACGGCCGGCGGCTTCATCCTGCCCAATGACCGCGTCGACGTGCTGCGAACCTATCGCGACACGGAAGCGACGAAGGATCTCGGGCACGAAGTCTACAACTCGGAGGTCGTGCTTTCGAACGTGCGCGTTCTCGCGATGGGTCAGACCATCGAGAAAAAGGGCGCCGAGCCCGTCGTGACCGGCTCCACCGCGACGCTCGAACTCGATCCGCGCCAGGCCGAACTCGTCGTCCTCGCGCAGCGCACCGGGCAGCTGGTGCTGTCGCTCCGCCCGATCACCGACGCCATCAACAAGGACGCTGCCGCCGAGGCGCCGGCTGATCCCGGTAGCGACGACAGTCTCACGGTCGTGCGGCACGGCGTCGCCGCGAATCTGCGCACGAAATGA
- a CDS encoding type II and III secretion system protein family protein — translation MSRLMQNVIGAVWATVAVATATGIAPAHAQGPGVGVESGDNAMLARRISMGVGKSIIVDLPRDATEVVVGNPKVADAIVRSARKLYIMGMDAGQTTIFAVDSSGRQVANLEISIGRDVGELAPLLKAALPKSNITARTVNDIIILTGTVSSAGEALRAVDIAKGFASRAMGGGAGGGGGVAGQASNSQVGGVGGSADGNVINALTIRGEEQVMLKVTVAEVERKVIKQLGFSAQAGGETILNGSWGKLVQENPFAINPTMSNSALIINGPNNTNATLKAFERYGVSRILAEPTVTAVSGEAAKMLVGGEIAVPGSGSCTFFTNGGGQPICSPGITFKSYGVSLNFVPIVLSEGRIHLHLAAEVTEVDLQNTFTYANVAVPGFKTRKNETSVELPSGGSIATAGLLTQKSSQAISGLPGLLNLPILGALFRSRDYLRNETELLVIVTPYIVRPLSAQDVSRPDDGFADASDPQGWLLGRVNRIYSTRNNPQLMQNFKGRIGFIHD, via the coding sequence ATGAGCCGCTTGATGCAGAATGTGATCGGCGCCGTCTGGGCTACGGTGGCGGTCGCGACCGCGACCGGGATCGCGCCGGCCCATGCGCAGGGCCCCGGCGTGGGCGTCGAGTCGGGCGACAATGCGATGCTGGCGCGTCGCATCTCGATGGGCGTTGGCAAGTCGATCATCGTCGATCTGCCGCGCGACGCAACGGAAGTCGTCGTCGGCAATCCGAAAGTCGCCGACGCGATCGTGCGCTCTGCGCGCAAGCTTTACATCATGGGCATGGACGCCGGGCAGACGACGATCTTCGCCGTCGACTCGAGCGGACGCCAGGTCGCCAATCTGGAAATCAGCATCGGCCGCGACGTCGGCGAACTGGCCCCGCTGCTGAAAGCGGCGCTGCCGAAGTCGAATATCACCGCGCGCACCGTGAACGACATCATCATCCTTACCGGCACGGTCTCGTCCGCCGGCGAGGCGTTGCGCGCGGTGGACATCGCAAAGGGCTTCGCCTCGCGCGCCATGGGAGGCGGCGCGGGCGGCGGCGGAGGAGTCGCAGGACAGGCCTCGAATTCGCAGGTCGGCGGCGTCGGCGGCTCGGCCGATGGCAACGTCATCAATGCGCTGACCATCCGCGGCGAAGAGCAGGTGATGCTGAAGGTCACCGTCGCCGAAGTCGAACGCAAGGTCATCAAGCAACTCGGCTTCTCCGCGCAGGCGGGCGGCGAGACGATCTTGAACGGCTCATGGGGAAAACTCGTCCAGGAGAACCCATTCGCGATCAACCCGACGATGTCGAACAGCGCGTTGATCATCAATGGGCCGAACAACACCAACGCCACTCTCAAGGCGTTCGAGCGCTACGGCGTTTCGCGCATCCTCGCCGAGCCGACGGTGACGGCTGTCTCCGGGGAGGCCGCAAAGATGCTCGTCGGCGGCGAAATCGCCGTTCCGGGCTCCGGCTCCTGTACTTTCTTCACCAATGGCGGCGGCCAGCCGATCTGTTCGCCGGGCATCACCTTTAAATCCTATGGCGTGTCGCTGAATTTCGTTCCGATCGTCCTCTCCGAAGGCCGCATTCATCTGCATCTCGCGGCGGAAGTGACCGAGGTCGATCTGCAAAACACATTCACTTACGCCAACGTCGCCGTTCCTGGCTTCAAGACCCGCAAGAACGAAACCTCGGTGGAGTTGCCGTCGGGCGGCTCGATCGCCACGGCGGGTTTGCTGACGCAAAAATCCTCGCAGGCGATTTCCGGTCTGCCGGGCCTGCTCAATCTGCCGATCCTCGGCGCGCTGTTCCGCTCGCGCGACTATCTGCGCAACGAGACCGAGCTGCTCGTCATCGTCACGCCCTACATCGTGCGGCCGCTGAGCGCGCAGGACGTATCGCGTCCGGATGACGGCTTCGCCGATGCGAGCGATCCGCAAGGCTGGCTGCTGGGCCGCGTCAACCGCATCTATTCGACGCGCAACAATCCGCAGCTCATGCAGAACTTCAAGGGCCGTATCGGCTTCATTCACGACTAG
- a CDS encoding CpaD family pilus assembly protein — translation MSTNLEIAKTQAGGFARSAKTLRALRAGKVLALLLTAPLGACGVNRVLPPPVAPYDYHDRHPVVLAEAPHVIDLFPSVVHGGVDYTTEGRIKEFVEHYREFGHGQVTLLTPVGAPYSAAGVSAVRRALAAAGLRGNILVGTYSVTDPRLAAPIRLSFQSLKAKVSGRCGEWPTDLASGTSLQGWENQSYWNFGCASQQTLSAQVADPRDLAVPRGETASDIEMRMRAINRVRRGEDPTTQWRLKPSSISNVGGQ, via the coding sequence ATGTCGACCAATTTGGAAATCGCGAAGACGCAAGCCGGCGGCTTTGCAAGATCAGCGAAGACGCTACGGGCATTGCGCGCCGGCAAAGTTCTGGCGTTGCTGCTGACGGCGCCGCTCGGCGCCTGCGGCGTCAACCGCGTATTGCCGCCGCCGGTGGCGCCTTATGATTATCATGACCGCCATCCTGTCGTTCTGGCCGAGGCGCCGCATGTGATCGATCTCTTCCCGTCGGTCGTTCACGGCGGAGTCGATTACACGACTGAAGGGCGTATCAAGGAATTCGTCGAGCACTATCGCGAGTTCGGCCACGGTCAGGTCACGCTGCTGACGCCAGTCGGCGCGCCCTATTCGGCGGCGGGCGTCTCTGCGGTTCGGCGCGCTTTGGCCGCGGCCGGACTGAGAGGCAATATTCTCGTCGGAACCTATTCGGTGACGGACCCGCGTCTTGCCGCGCCGATCCGGCTGTCGTTCCAGTCGCTCAAGGCGAAAGTCTCGGGCCGCTGCGGCGAGTGGCCGACGGATCTCGCCTCCGGCACGTCGCTGCAGGGATGGGAAAACCAAAGTTACTGGAATTTCGGCTGCGCCTCGCAACAGACGCTCTCGGCGCAGGTCGCCGATCCCCGCGATCTCGCCGTGCCGCGCGGAGAGACCGCCAGCGACATCGAAATGCGCATGCGCGCCATCAACCGCGTGCGTCGAGGCGAGGATCCGACGACGCAGTGGAGACTCAAGCCGTCCTCTATCAGCAATGTGGGAGGCCAGTAA
- a CDS encoding AAA family ATPase — MVDTSVERQVTPSESATQIAPVPRISIQAFCESQDVAKVIENAAQDRRMSKAHVKVHMGGVLAAVEAYRSAPTPNLIVLETFSDRITLIEQLESLAEFCDAGTKVMVVGHENDIALYRELTSRGVSDYVVAPFDILSFIGQVSLLYNGSSSEALGRMIAVVGAKGGVGASTIAHNLAWSVSRLLEYQTVIVDLDLPFGTAGLDFNQDPPQGVADAVFSPERLDSNFVDRLLSKCSDTLSLLAAPATVDRLYDLPEQAFDATLDILRSTTPAIILDVPHQWSAWTRRVLVAADEVVVVASPDLANLRNTRTVVDVLRSARVNDRPPRVILNNVGVPRRPEISLTEFTKAIEIDPVAIVPFEPKLFGTAANNGQMLAEVEAGSKIVEMLDDVARSLMGKAAGRRAKKTLLSPLLQRLSRKKAS, encoded by the coding sequence ATGGTCGATACGTCAGTCGAGCGCCAGGTGACGCCCAGCGAAAGCGCGACGCAGATTGCGCCGGTTCCGAGGATCTCGATCCAGGCGTTCTGCGAGTCTCAGGACGTCGCGAAGGTCATCGAGAATGCGGCCCAGGATCGCCGCATGAGCAAGGCGCATGTGAAGGTGCACATGGGCGGCGTGCTCGCGGCCGTCGAGGCCTATCGCTCGGCGCCCACGCCCAATCTCATCGTTCTCGAGACGTTTTCCGATCGGATCACGCTCATCGAGCAACTCGAATCTCTCGCGGAGTTTTGCGACGCCGGCACGAAAGTGATGGTCGTCGGCCATGAGAACGACATTGCGCTTTACCGTGAGCTGACGTCGCGCGGCGTAAGCGACTATGTCGTCGCTCCTTTCGATATTCTCAGCTTCATCGGTCAGGTGTCGCTTCTCTACAATGGCTCCAGCTCGGAAGCGCTCGGCCGCATGATTGCGGTCGTCGGCGCCAAGGGCGGCGTAGGCGCCTCGACCATCGCGCATAATCTCGCATGGTCTGTCTCGCGCCTGCTCGAATATCAGACAGTGATCGTCGATCTCGATCTTCCCTTCGGAACGGCGGGCCTCGACTTCAATCAGGATCCCCCGCAAGGCGTCGCCGACGCCGTGTTTTCGCCGGAGCGGCTGGATTCGAATTTCGTCGACAGGCTGCTGTCGAAATGCAGCGACACGCTGAGCCTCCTCGCTGCGCCTGCGACGGTCGATCGTCTCTACGACCTTCCCGAACAGGCGTTCGATGCGACGCTCGACATTCTGCGCTCGACGACGCCGGCCATCATTCTCGACGTGCCACATCAGTGGAGCGCCTGGACGCGACGCGTTCTCGTGGCCGCCGACGAAGTGGTCGTCGTGGCGTCGCCCGACCTCGCAAATCTTCGCAATACGAGAACCGTCGTGGATGTGCTGCGTTCCGCGCGCGTCAACGATCGCCCGCCGCGCGTCATCCTCAACAATGTCGGCGTCCCCCGTCGCCCGGAGATTTCGCTTACCGAATTCACAAAGGCGATCGAGATCGATCCGGTCGCCATCGTTCCCTTCGAGCCCAAGCTTTTCGGCACGGCTGCGAACAATGGGCAGATGCTGGCGGAGGTGGAGGCCGGCTCCAAAATCGTCGAGATGCTCGACGACGTCGCCCGTTCATTGATGGGCAAGGCGGCCGGCCGCCGCGCGAAGAAGACGCTGTTGTCGCCGTTGCTGCAACGCCTGTCGCGCAAGAAGGCGAGCTGA
- a CDS encoding CpaF family protein, which produces MFGKRTNVGEAAAKPRGPTAPTTTSVKPQLPLVSGPAAIEPASTSAPPAPEQKKSEEYYVTKSVIFGALIEAIDLAQLSKLDPENAREEIRDIVNEIIAIKNVVMSIAEQEELLDDICNDVLGYGPLEPLLARDDIADIMVNGAFKTYIEVGGKIQLTNIRFRDNSQLMNICQRIVSQVGRRVDESSPICDARLLDGSRVNVIAPPLAIDGPALTIRKFKKDKLTLDQLMRFGAISPEGGEVLKIIGRVRCNVLISGGTGSGKTTLLNCLTNYIEGDERVITCEDAAELQLQQPHVVRLETRPPNLEGHGAVTMRDLVKNCLRMRPERIIVGEVRGPEAFDLLQAMNTGHDGSMGTLHANSPREALGRLESMITMGGFSLPAKTIRDMIVSSIDVIIQAARLRDGSRRITHITEVMGLEGDVVTMQDLFVYEILGEDANGKIIGRHRSTGIGRPRFWERARYYGEDERLAAALDASEVRDEN; this is translated from the coding sequence ATGTTCGGAAAGCGTACGAATGTCGGCGAAGCGGCGGCGAAGCCGCGAGGGCCAACCGCTCCGACGACGACGTCGGTGAAGCCTCAATTGCCGCTGGTCTCCGGGCCGGCGGCGATCGAACCCGCATCGACATCGGCGCCGCCCGCACCGGAACAGAAGAAGTCCGAAGAATATTACGTCACGAAAAGCGTCATCTTCGGCGCATTGATCGAGGCCATCGACCTCGCGCAGCTCTCCAAGCTCGATCCGGAGAACGCGCGCGAGGAAATCCGCGACATCGTCAACGAGATCATCGCGATCAAGAATGTCGTGATGTCGATCGCCGAGCAGGAGGAGCTGCTCGACGACATCTGCAACGACGTGCTCGGCTATGGACCGCTCGAGCCGCTGCTTGCGCGCGACGACATTGCGGACATCATGGTGAATGGCGCCTTCAAGACCTATATCGAAGTCGGCGGCAAGATTCAGCTGACGAATATTCGTTTCCGAGACAATTCGCAGTTGATGAACATTTGTCAGCGCATCGTCTCGCAAGTCGGCCGCCGCGTCGACGAATCCTCGCCGATCTGCGACGCGCGTCTGCTCGACGGCTCCCGCGTCAACGTCATCGCGCCGCCGCTGGCCATCGACGGGCCCGCGCTAACAATTCGTAAATTCAAGAAGGACAAGCTGACGCTCGACCAGCTGATGCGTTTCGGGGCCATTTCGCCGGAAGGCGGCGAGGTGCTGAAGATCATCGGCCGCGTGCGCTGCAACGTCCTGATCTCTGGCGGCACAGGTTCGGGCAAGACGACTCTGCTAAACTGTCTGACGAACTATATCGAGGGCGACGAGCGCGTGATCACCTGCGAGGACGCCGCCGAGCTGCAACTCCAGCAGCCGCATGTGGTGCGCCTCGAAACGCGCCCGCCGAACCTCGAAGGGCACGGGGCCGTCACCATGCGCGATCTCGTCAAGAACTGTCTGCGCATGCGTCCTGAACGCATCATCGTCGGCGAGGTTCGCGGACCGGAAGCCTTCGACCTTCTGCAAGCGATGAACACGGGTCACGACGGGTCGATGGGCACGCTGCACGCCAACTCGCCGCGCGAGGCGCTCGGTCGTCTCGAGTCCATGATTACCATGGGCGGTTTCTCGCTTCCCGCCAAAACCATTCGTGACATGATCGTCTCGTCTATCGACGTCATCATTCAGGCGGCGCGTTTGCGCGATGGCTCCCGCCGCATCACCCATATCACCGAGGTCATGGGTCTCGAAGGCGACGTCGTCACCATGCAGGATCTCTTCGTGTACGAAATCCTCGGCGAAGACGCCAATGGCAAGATCATTGGCCGGCATCGTTCGACCGGAATCGGCCGTCCCAGATTTTGGGAGCGCGCGCGTTACTATGGTGAAGACGAACGCCTTGCCGCAGCGCTCGACGCTTCGGAAGTGCGTGACGAGAACTAA
- a CDS encoding type II secretion system F family protein gives MERQIAVVVLIVLAVAGVMYAFVYPYLSGEIKAQKRTAALTSGRSERGAVAGRGTVDPAKRRKMIAESLKEVENQNKKKKLTLEQRIMQAGLTWTPQVFLIGSVAFGLLVAFFLLVVNGDIMVVIGGAAVGIFGLPNWLLSFLRKRRISKFIEEFPGSIDVIIRGVKAGLPVADCFRVIASEGQEPVRGEFRRIIESQAIGLSVGEAVERFAERVPVPEASFFSIVINIQQKSGGNLSEALGNLSRVLRDRKKMKGKVKAMSSEAKASAGIIGSLPFLVGGAVYLTTPSYMMVLFTTNIGKIIIACGLLWMAIGVFIMRKMINFDI, from the coding sequence ATGGAGCGGCAGATTGCGGTTGTCGTCCTGATTGTGCTCGCCGTCGCGGGTGTGATGTACGCCTTCGTCTACCCCTATCTTTCGGGCGAGATAAAAGCGCAAAAACGTACGGCCGCGCTGACCTCTGGCAGAAGCGAGCGCGGCGCCGTCGCGGGGAGGGGAACAGTCGATCCCGCGAAGCGCCGCAAGATGATTGCCGAAAGCCTGAAGGAGGTTGAGAACCAGAACAAGAAGAAAAAGCTTACGCTCGAACAGCGCATCATGCAGGCGGGCCTCACCTGGACGCCGCAGGTTTTTCTCATCGGTTCTGTCGCTTTCGGTCTGTTGGTCGCCTTTTTCCTGCTCGTGGTGAATGGCGACATCATGGTGGTGATTGGCGGGGCCGCGGTTGGGATCTTCGGCCTGCCCAACTGGCTGCTGTCATTTCTGCGCAAGCGCCGCATCTCGAAATTCATCGAGGAGTTTCCTGGCTCCATCGATGTAATCATTCGCGGCGTGAAGGCGGGCTTGCCGGTGGCGGATTGCTTTCGCGTGATCGCGAGCGAAGGGCAGGAGCCGGTTCGCGGCGAGTTCCGACGTATCATCGAGTCCCAGGCGATCGGACTTTCTGTCGGCGAGGCGGTGGAGCGTTTCGCCGAGCGCGTGCCGGTGCCGGAAGCCTCCTTTTTCTCCATCGTGATCAATATTCAGCAGAAGTCGGGCGGCAATCTGTCGGAAGCGCTCGGCAATCTTTCGCGCGTGCTGCGTGATCGCAAGAAAATGAAGGGGAAGGTGAAGGCGATGTCGTCCGAGGCCAAGGCGTCAGCGGGCATTATCGGCAGTCTGCCGTTCCTTGTCGGCGGGGCCGTCTATCTCACGACGCCTTCGTACATGATGGTTCTCTTCACCACCAACATCGGAAAAATCATCATCGCCTGCGGATTGCTGTGGATGGCGATCGGCGTCTTCATCATGCGCAAGATGATCAACTTCGATATCTGA
- a CDS encoding type II secretion system F family protein, with protein MNEIIEKLADGRFIVSILTAIAVIATILTIAMPLLNTDTLSRRMKSVSSERERIRQRERALAKTQGKALRQEPKFYMKNVVDRFSLSKWLNTDDAKLKLASAGFRGPQAEVAFLFFRLVTPIAFLFFALFYLYFLDDSDMSSLLKTMIVIGATYLGVKAPELFISNTITNRQTSMRRAFPDALDLMLICVESGMSIEHAFRKVGSEIGVQSIPLAEEFALATAELSYLPDRRTAYLNLAARTGLESVKQISTVLIQAEKYGTPLGQALRITAQESRDMRMMEAEKKAAALPPKLTVPMIVFFLPVLMVVVLSPAAIQVMQSAS; from the coding sequence ATGAATGAGATTATCGAAAAATTGGCCGACGGTCGATTCATCGTCAGCATACTGACGGCGATCGCGGTTATTGCGACGATCCTGACGATCGCCATGCCGCTGCTCAACACGGACACTCTGTCGCGGCGAATGAAAAGTGTTTCGAGCGAGCGCGAGCGCATTCGTCAGCGCGAACGCGCGCTGGCGAAAACGCAGGGCAAGGCGCTTCGTCAGGAGCCGAAATTCTATATGAAGAATGTCGTCGACAGGTTCTCCCTGTCGAAATGGCTCAATACTGATGACGCGAAGCTGAAGCTTGCGTCCGCCGGCTTTCGCGGGCCGCAGGCGGAAGTGGCCTTTCTGTTCTTTCGTCTCGTGACGCCGATCGCCTTTCTGTTTTTTGCGCTTTTCTACCTTTACTTCCTCGACGATTCCGACATGAGCAGCCTGCTCAAGACGATGATAGTCATCGGCGCCACCTATCTCGGCGTGAAGGCTCCGGAGCTGTTCATCAGCAACACCATCACAAACAGGCAGACGTCGATGCGCCGCGCTTTTCCGGACGCGCTCGATCTGATGCTGATTTGCGTCGAATCCGGCATGTCGATCGAGCATGCCTTCCGCAAGGTCGGTTCTGAAATCGGCGTGCAGTCGATTCCGCTGGCCGAGGAATTTGCGCTCGCCACGGCCGAACTCTCCTATCTTCCCGACCGGCGCACGGCCTATCTCAATCTCGCCGCGCGCACGGGCCTCGAGTCGGTGAAGCAGATTTCGACCGTGCTCATTCAGGCGGAAAAATACGGCACGCCGCTCGGTCAGGCGTTGCGCATCACCGCGCAGGAAAGCCGCGACATGCGCATGATGGAAGCGGAGAAGAAAGCCGCGGCCCTGCCGCCGAAGCTGACGGTTCCGATGATCGTCTTCTTCCTGCCGGTGCTGATGGTCGTCGTGCTGTCGCCGGCGGCGATCCAGGTGATGCAGTCGGCGTCCTGA